The window CTCCAGTTCTAGTTTATCATAAAGTCACCCATCGGTCAGTGTACCGGACAAGATCGACCCGGGCATCCACCGGCTTTATCGGTCCCAGAACAGCCGTCTCACATCATCAGGAGTGTGGCAACCCGTGAACGCCAAGAGGTCCAGTTGCAGAGAAGTCGCCCCCTCCCTACGCTTCCATCTCCACAACGCCCTGGGTGCCAGGGCCGCCGGCATCTGGGTGGCCCTGCCTCTCATCCTGGCCGCAGGGGCCTGGGCACTGCTATGGGCCGCGCTGCGGCCGACGCCCGTCCAGGCCCAGGTGGACACCACCTGCGACGCCGTCTCCGCCATCCCGGCTGAGGAGTGTCGCGCCCTGGTGGCCCTCTACCAGAACACCGACGGTGCCGCCTGGGACGACCACACCCTCTGGCTGACGGTCAACGGGAGCACAACGCCGTGCGACTGGTTTGGCGTCACCTGCGAGGGCGGCCATGTGACACGCCTGGAACTGCCCGGCAACAGCCTGCGGGGCAACCTGCCCCGGGCCCTGGGCGGGCTGGGTCACCTCCAACAGCTGGACCTGTCCGACAACCTGCTCCGGGGTGGCGTCCCCGACAGCCTGTGCCGCCTGGCCGTGGCTGGTACCCAGGCCCACCTGGCCTACAACCAGCTCCAGGCCCGGGATGCCCGCACCCGCGCCTGCCTGGATCACCTGGATCCGGACTGGCTGGAGACCCAGACCATCCCGCCCCGGGAGCTCACGGTGGGCCAGATCACGACCGATCAGATTCAGCTTCGCTGGCAACCCATCCCCTACACCGGAGACGGCGGCTACTATGAAGTGCGCTATGCCACCCGGTTGGACGGCCCGTACACCGTCCACGGCACCACAGCAGACAAGACCGCGGACGGGTATATGCTGGACGGATTGACGCCCGGCCAGACCTACTTCATCCAGGTGCGTACCTTCACGCCGGCCCACAGCAACCAGGAACATGGCCAGCTGAGCCAGCCAGCTCAACTGGCGGCCGTGACCCAGGCCGAGAGCGGCTTCGTCCTGCTCATCCTCTACTTCCCGGCAGACAACGACCTGTCCCCCTACGTGGACAGCGTGTTGGAACGGGTGCGCCGGGGCAGTGAACTGAACCCCAACGTCCAGGTGATCTTCCTGGGCGACAAGCGAGGCCCGGCCAATACCCGTATCTTCGAGGTGGCCCGGGGCGTGATCACCCGGACCCACACCGTGGAAGAAGTCTGGGGCACCGACGAGCTGGATACATCGGACCCGAACGTGCTGGCGTGGTTTCTCACCCATGCCCGGGAACGCTTCCCCGGCGCCGCCCGGACGGTGGTGAGCCTCATGGGGCACGGCGTGGGCATGATGCCCGAATTCCCCTGGCCCACCCTGGACGACGGGGCCGACGTCCCGTCCACCACTCCGCCCGGCATTCCGGCCCTGCCCAAGGGCATCGAGGCCACGCCCGGGGATGTGGGGGACGGCAGCGGCTACCTGAGCAGCATCGACTTCGGCGCGGCCCTGGCCGCAGCCACGGACAACGGCGCCAATCCCTTTGACGTGGTCTTCTTCGACCAGTGCTTCCAGGGCAACCTGGCCACCCTGTACCAGGTCCACCGTTCGGCCCGGGTCCTGGTGGCCTCGCCCAACTATGCCTGGCTGGCCGCGCCCTACCATCAGTACCTGGTGGCCCTCTCCCCCACAGCCACGCCGGAGCTCATGGCCGACCGCCTTATCCGCATCTACCAGGGGGCCCTGGACGACAGCCACCCCAACGTCATCTTTTGGGTGCGGGGGGCAGACATTCCGGCCATCACCCAGGCGGTGAGCCAGCTGGGCACGAGCCTGCAGGCTGCCCTGCAGACGGGCAACAGTGCCATCCTGGCGACCATCGGGAATGCGGCCCGGCTGAGCCAGTACGTGGATACCACCCAATGCGGGCGCCAGCAGTTCCAGATGGGGCCGCCCGATGAGCTGCTGGGGGCCGGTTCCTTCGCCTCCAACCTCCGGCGGGGCTTTGGGCCGGGCGATCCCTTCGGCATCTACGATGCGGCCGGTGCGCTCCTCGCCCAATTGGACCAGGTGGAGAGCCTGGCCCGGGTCGGTCACCCCTACCTCGCGCCCCAGGTCACCTGGACATACACCGACACCATCACCCTGCTGGCCCCCCTGCGCCGGGAGAGCCCGCCGAACGTGGCGTGGCGGGCCAGCATCTTCGGCGCCACGCCGCCCATGGACGCCATCTGGACGCCCTCCCCGGACCAGACCGTGCCCATTACCCAGCCCTTCGCCCTGGCCGAGGAGAGCACCTGGGACGAATTCATCGCCGCCTGGTACACCGGCCCCATGACACCCACTGTGGGCGAGTGGTGCCACTACACGCCGCCGGTTCGGATCACCCAGGACGTCACCGAAACGCTGACCCTCACCGTCACCGACCAGGGACTGGGCACCGCCCAAGTCATCTGGACAGCCACGGCGGCCGAGGACGCCACCTCCTACTGGCTGCTGGCTCGCCCCCAGGGCCAGTCCAACTGGACGGTGGTGGAACAGCTTCCCCTCACCCAGACCGTCCTGACCCTGGCGGCCCCCGAAGCCGGCGTGACCTTCGACCTTCAGGTAGTGGCCCAGGATGCCCTGGGCCTGGTGGTGGCCGAGTCCAACCCCGTGGACTGGGCCGTGAGCGGGCCGGTCCTGGATCGGCGCATCTACCTGCCGGTGGTACGAAAGTGAGGGGCCGCCATGATACCGCTCCGGCCGCCATAACCGGCGCCATCCTTCCCGAATTGTTTCAACCGAATCCCAGCAATCTCGTGCCCGGTACCTGTCCCCGGCGTACGCCAGGCCCTGCTGTGCCTTGAACAGGTCCGCCCGTGCGCCAGACAGGGCGACACTCACACACAAGTCCACACCATTTACACAAAGCAGCTCTACAAAACACACAAACTCATTCAGAAAGGAGCATCCCATGTCCGAACAACTGTGGTTAGAACACCGCTGGTCCCGCTGGATCGGCGCGGCGGTGGTCCTGATCGGGCTGCTGCTGGCCTCCACCCTGCGGGTCGAGGCGGCGCCGGCCCCGGTGGCCGGCCGCTGTGCCCCCTTCGAGGATCTGGCCCTGGGCGTCACCTACCACAACGGTGACACCTTCAGCAGCTACCCCTTCGATTTTGCAGTCCATGCCTTCACAGCCGGCGACGGCACCGTGCTCACCGGCGGCTTCGTCCAGGTGGAGAACGGCGGCCAGGCCGGCGGCAGTGGCCAGGAGCTGGAGGTCAATAACAGCGTCCTCGAACTTCTCCTGCCCGCGCCGGTGGATGGGGTGCGCCTGCGCTTCGGCGAGTATGGCGGCAACCTCAACCTGGTGGTCAACGGTGACTTCCGCAACTTCAACAACTTCGCGGATCTCCACGGGGCCACCGTGGGTGGGGCCACGGTGAGCGTGGTCAACGGCCTGGGCAACGACGCCGGCGAATTGGAGATCCAGGGCAGCATCGACAACTTTGCCGTGGGCGGCCAGGAACTCTTCGTGGACGACCTCTGCGTCCTCAAAGAGGCCAACCAGGAGCCGGATCCCCAGGAGCCCCACGGCCGGCCCGACCTGGGCGACGCGCCCGACAGCAGCAATCATCCGGGTATCGCCAACACCGCCTACCCTGGCCCCGGTGTACTCGGCCGCTTCCCCACCGTCTGGGCTGACCCCACCGGTGCGCCCTCTGGCCCTCGCCACGCCAATCCCCACTGGGAGGCCATTCTGGGCGACTGGCTCTCTTGGGAGCGGGAGGCCGATCAGGGCATGGACCAGGACGGCGTCCAGAACATCCTGGACGGTGGCATGGACAACGCCAATCGCGACGACTACGACGACGGCTGGTTGAACCGCAACGTGCCCATCTTCGACTGTGAGGAGACCCACCTGCGGGTGCGGGTGAGCAAGGGCGCCGCCGCCACCTTGAAACAGATGTACCTCAACGTCTGGTTCGACGGCAACCGGGACGGCGACTGGGAGGATATGGGCCTCTGTGGGCCGGCCAACGAGGCGGACGGGCCGCAGAAGCGTTCCTTTGAGTGGATCGTCCAGAATTTCCTGGTGGATCTGACGGCCATCCCGGCCGGCGGCTCCGTGGATCTGACGGTGCCCACCGTCCTGGTCCTGAACACGGCGCCCCATCACCCCCACTGGGTGCGCTTCACCCTGAGTGAGCAGCCCGCGGTGGCTCCGCCCAACGCCCAGCCGGATGGCCGCGGTCCCCAGTTTCCCAACAGCTACCGCTTTGGCGAGACCGAAGATTACATCCAGCGGCCGGGCCCCCAGGGGGAACCGGGCCAGATCGAGGTAGACAAACGGGTGGACACCGGCGGCAAAGATGTACTGAAGCCGGGTGACGTGGTGACCTACACGGTGCGCCTGGCCCACCGGGGCGGCACAGCCCCCATCTTCGCCGTCCTCACCGACA of the Litorilinea aerophila genome contains:
- a CDS encoding fibronectin type III domain-containing protein; translation: MNAKRSSCREVAPSLRFHLHNALGARAAGIWVALPLILAAGAWALLWAALRPTPVQAQVDTTCDAVSAIPAEECRALVALYQNTDGAAWDDHTLWLTVNGSTTPCDWFGVTCEGGHVTRLELPGNSLRGNLPRALGGLGHLQQLDLSDNLLRGGVPDSLCRLAVAGTQAHLAYNQLQARDARTRACLDHLDPDWLETQTIPPRELTVGQITTDQIQLRWQPIPYTGDGGYYEVRYATRLDGPYTVHGTTADKTADGYMLDGLTPGQTYFIQVRTFTPAHSNQEHGQLSQPAQLAAVTQAESGFVLLILYFPADNDLSPYVDSVLERVRRGSELNPNVQVIFLGDKRGPANTRIFEVARGVITRTHTVEEVWGTDELDTSDPNVLAWFLTHARERFPGAARTVVSLMGHGVGMMPEFPWPTLDDGADVPSTTPPGIPALPKGIEATPGDVGDGSGYLSSIDFGAALAAATDNGANPFDVVFFDQCFQGNLATLYQVHRSARVLVASPNYAWLAAPYHQYLVALSPTATPELMADRLIRIYQGALDDSHPNVIFWVRGADIPAITQAVSQLGTSLQAALQTGNSAILATIGNAARLSQYVDTTQCGRQQFQMGPPDELLGAGSFASNLRRGFGPGDPFGIYDAAGALLAQLDQVESLARVGHPYLAPQVTWTYTDTITLLAPLRRESPPNVAWRASIFGATPPMDAIWTPSPDQTVPITQPFALAEESTWDEFIAAWYTGPMTPTVGEWCHYTPPVRITQDVTETLTLTVTDQGLGTAQVIWTATAAEDATSYWLLARPQGQSNWTVVEQLPLTQTVLTLAAPEAGVTFDLQVVAQDALGLVVAESNPVDWAVSGPVLDRRIYLPVVRK